The following proteins come from a genomic window of Mucinivorans hirudinis:
- a CDS encoding GMP synthase, glutamine-hydrolyzing yields MQQKIIILDFGSQYTQLIARRVRELNVYCEIHPYNKKGVIDDSVVGVILSGSPSSVRDENAPQVDLSNIKGKLPLLGVCYGAQYLAHNFGGEVGRSDAREYGRAMLTKVRGENSLIKDVSECSQVWMSHGDTIVKLPDNYVIIASTEDVPVAAYHIEGEQTWGIQFHPEVYHSTEGTLILKHFLVDICGCRQDWTAASYVETSVRELKEKLGDDKVLLGLSGGVDSSVAAMLLHRAIGGNLVCIFVDMGLLRKDEFESVMESYQGMGLNVIGVRAGDKFLADLRGVTDPERKRKIIGRDFIEVFDAEAIKLKDIKWLAQGTIYPDVIESISSGGPSVTIKSHHNVGGLPEKMNLKIVEPLRLLFKDEVRRIGRELEVPEKILSRHPFPGPGLGIRILGEVTAERVRILQEADKIFIDGLREWDLYNKVWQAGVMLLPVQSVGVMGDERTYESCVALRAVASTDGMTADWVHLPYEFLAKVSNDIINKVRGINRVVYDISSKPPATIEWE; encoded by the coding sequence ATGCAGCAGAAAATTATTATCCTTGACTTCGGCTCGCAATACACGCAACTTATTGCACGTCGCGTTCGCGAATTGAATGTCTATTGCGAAATTCATCCCTATAACAAGAAAGGGGTTATCGACGATTCGGTTGTCGGCGTAATACTTTCAGGCTCACCATCCTCTGTCAGAGACGAGAATGCACCTCAGGTTGACCTCTCCAATATTAAGGGCAAGTTGCCCCTTTTGGGAGTGTGCTACGGAGCGCAGTATCTTGCACACAACTTCGGAGGCGAAGTCGGCAGGAGCGATGCGCGCGAATATGGGCGTGCAATGCTCACCAAGGTCAGGGGTGAGAATTCGCTGATTAAGGATGTCTCCGAGTGCAGTCAAGTGTGGATGTCGCACGGCGATACCATCGTTAAATTGCCCGACAATTATGTGATTATAGCCTCTACGGAGGATGTGCCCGTTGCAGCATACCATATCGAGGGCGAGCAGACGTGGGGCATCCAGTTCCACCCCGAGGTCTACCACTCCACAGAAGGGACACTTATTCTAAAACACTTCCTTGTAGACATTTGCGGCTGCCGGCAGGACTGGACAGCTGCTTCTTACGTGGAGACGAGTGTGCGTGAGTTGAAAGAGAAGTTGGGTGATGATAAGGTGTTGCTCGGTCTTTCGGGTGGGGTGGATTCGAGTGTGGCGGCGATGTTGCTCCATAGGGCGATTGGGGGCAATCTTGTGTGCATATTTGTGGATATGGGGTTGCTGCGTAAGGATGAGTTTGAGAGCGTGATGGAGTCGTATCAAGGTATGGGGTTGAATGTTATAGGCGTTCGCGCGGGTGATAAATTTCTTGCCGACCTCAGGGGTGTTACTGACCCTGAGCGCAAGCGTAAAATTATAGGCAGAGATTTCATCGAGGTTTTCGATGCGGAGGCTATCAAGTTGAAAGATATTAAGTGGCTGGCTCAGGGTACAATATACCCTGATGTTATCGAATCTATCTCTTCGGGAGGTCCCTCGGTTACCATTAAGTCGCACCACAATGTCGGCGGCTTGCCCGAGAAGATGAATTTGAAGATTGTTGAGCCGTTGCGTCTGCTATTCAAGGATGAGGTTCGTCGTATTGGACGCGAGCTCGAAGTACCTGAAAAGATTCTCTCTCGTCACCCCTTCCCCGGTCCCGGTTTGGGTATCCGTATACTTGGAGAGGTTACAGCCGAGAGGGTTCGCATATTACAGGAGGCAGATAAAATCTTCATTGACGGACTTCGTGAATGGGATTTATACAATAAAGTTTGGCAGGCAGGCGTTATGTTACTGCCTGTTCAGAGTGTGGGTGTTATGGGTGATGAACGAACCTATGAGTCGTGTGTGGCTCTGCGTGCGGTGGCATCCACGGATGGTATGACAGCCGATTGGGTTCACCTCCCATACGAATTTTTGGCAAAGGTTTCCAACGATATTATAAATAAGGTGCGCGGTATAAATCGCGTTGTATACGATATTAGCTCCAAACCGCCCGCGACGATTGAATGGGAGTGA
- a CDS encoding Clostripain-related protein, with the protein MKKLIPLLLAAIFLSSCNWFKKPDPEPEYTRTVLVYMVADNNLYNFAIEDIKEMESVWNDDFNGKLLVFLNPRGLTLPSRLYEVKRSKGGSGVESKVIKEYGVRVNACDPAVLADVIADSRVLAPADSYALVLWSHGTGWLPNGVRPLKSAPVRDGSVSYSFGSNETYKDEMEIWDLERALPRDFKFDFIAFDACYMASVESHYQLRNRAHFILASPAETLAYGFPYDRIVPLMFDRQVDMRAMGINIFEYYNKRVGSERHSTISVVDCSKLEAVAASMKSLLAGVKDTPVLPNNIQQFGARKNGFYDVFYDLEDFVAKTYADSPVLASFKSKLSDAVIYTAHTPWLYAFWKDSEMECRTSCGLTTYIPRKSQPITLEKYRTKFDWSRDSGMDKIEF; encoded by the coding sequence ATGAAAAAACTGATTCCCCTATTATTAGCTGCTATTTTTTTGAGTTCGTGTAATTGGTTCAAAAAACCTGACCCCGAGCCGGAATATACTCGTACGGTGTTGGTATATATGGTTGCCGACAATAATCTGTATAACTTTGCAATAGAAGACATTAAGGAGATGGAGAGTGTTTGGAACGATGACTTCAACGGCAAATTATTGGTTTTCTTAAATCCACGTGGTCTGACTCTCCCTTCGCGCCTATACGAGGTTAAACGGAGCAAGGGGGGTTCCGGTGTAGAGAGTAAGGTCATCAAAGAGTATGGTGTGCGGGTCAATGCTTGTGACCCGGCGGTTCTTGCGGATGTTATTGCTGACTCACGTGTTTTGGCGCCGGCGGATAGCTACGCTTTGGTGCTCTGGTCTCACGGAACGGGGTGGCTGCCGAATGGTGTTCGTCCGCTTAAGTCAGCTCCTGTGAGAGATGGCTCGGTGAGTTACTCTTTCGGTAGCAATGAAACATATAAGGATGAAATGGAGATATGGGACTTGGAGAGGGCTTTGCCCAGAGATTTTAAGTTCGATTTCATAGCCTTCGACGCTTGCTATATGGCTTCCGTCGAGTCTCATTACCAACTTCGTAATCGGGCTCATTTTATTTTGGCATCTCCTGCCGAGACCCTTGCATATGGGTTTCCCTACGACAGGATTGTCCCTTTGATGTTTGATAGACAGGTAGATATGAGGGCTATGGGTATTAATATATTCGAATATTACAACAAGCGGGTGGGTTCTGAACGTCATAGTACGATATCGGTGGTGGATTGCTCTAAGTTGGAGGCTGTTGCTGCCTCAATGAAAAGTCTGCTTGCCGGGGTTAAGGATACACCTGTGCTTCCCAATAATATTCAACAATTCGGTGCAAGGAAAAATGGTTTCTACGATGTATTCTACGACTTGGAAGATTTTGTTGCTAAAACTTATGCAGATTCGCCGGTCTTGGCAAGTTTCAAATCAAAACTTTCGGATGCAGTGATATATACGGCGCATACACCCTGGCTGTACGCCTTTTGGAAAGACTCCGAGATGGAGTGCAGGACGAGCTGTGGTTTAACGACATATATTCCGCGCAAATCGCAGCCGATAACCCTCGAAAAATACCGCACCAAATTTGATTGGAGTCGGGATTCGGGGATGGATAAAATTGAATTTTAG
- a CDS encoding DNA-binding response regulator, LuxR family, with the protein MLVKPQYKVLIVDDHALFRSGLRLLISSSGRYEVVGEASTGFEMLSMVSVLRPDVVLLDIAMPEMDGIEAAAQALSLHSDLKIITLSMYGQQEYYFKMVELGVKGFLLKNSDIIEVFSALDAVMDGGSYFSQELLFNLVSNLRTNNDNIAIDDDNALSTRELEVLILICQGLTNHEIADKLFISKRTVDKHRANILEKTDCKNTANLVVYAIKKRLVEV; encoded by the coding sequence ATGCTTGTTAAACCTCAATATAAGGTGCTCATTGTGGACGACCACGCGCTATTTCGCTCGGGGCTCAGGTTGTTGATTTCATCGAGTGGCAGGTATGAGGTTGTGGGTGAGGCGAGTACAGGTTTCGAGATGCTTTCGATGGTCTCTGTTTTGCGCCCAGATGTGGTTCTTTTGGATATCGCTATGCCCGAGATGGACGGTATAGAGGCTGCGGCACAAGCCCTATCCTTGCACTCTGATTTGAAGATTATTACTCTGTCTATGTACGGGCAACAGGAGTACTACTTCAAGATGGTTGAGTTGGGTGTGAAGGGTTTTTTACTCAAAAATTCAGATATTATTGAGGTTTTTTCGGCGTTGGATGCTGTGATGGACGGAGGCTCATATTTTTCACAAGAGTTACTTTTCAACTTGGTTAGTAATTTGAGGACAAATAACGACAATATCGCCATCGATGATGACAATGCACTCTCCACCAGGGAGCTAGAGGTACTTATTCTAATATGTCAGGGGCTGACCAACCACGAAATAGCGGACAAACTATTCATCTCTAAGAGGACAGTTGATAAGCACCGTGCCAATATTCTCGAAAAAACCGACTGTAAAAACACGGCAAACTTGGTGGTGTATGCCATTAAGAAACGATTGGTCGAGGTGTGA
- a CDS encoding Rubrerythrin: MIKKFRCTVCGHIHEGAEAPEKCPICHQPREKFVEVIESAGKLAWADEHRIGVAKGCDAEIWGGLQAHFHGECTEVGMYLAMARQADREGYPEVAEAYKRIAWEEAEHASKFAELIGEVVWDTKTNLKARMDAENGACADKKRIATRAKELNYDAIHDTVHEMCKDEARHGQVFEGLYNRFFKQQ; the protein is encoded by the coding sequence ATGATTAAAAAATTTAGATGTACCGTTTGTGGACACATTCACGAAGGTGCAGAGGCACCAGAAAAATGTCCGATTTGCCACCAACCTCGCGAAAAATTCGTTGAAGTAATCGAGTCGGCAGGTAAGTTGGCTTGGGCTGACGAACACCGCATTGGCGTTGCAAAAGGTTGTGATGCAGAGATTTGGGGCGGATTACAGGCTCATTTCCACGGTGAATGCACTGAGGTGGGTATGTACCTTGCTATGGCGCGTCAGGCTGACCGCGAGGGATATCCGGAAGTGGCTGAGGCTTACAAACGTATCGCCTGGGAAGAGGCAGAGCACGCAAGCAAATTTGCAGAACTTATCGGCGAGGTAGTATGGGACACAAAAACCAACTTAAAGGCGCGTATGGATGCTGAAAATGGTGCTTGTGCCGACAAAAAACGTATTGCCACACGTGCCAAGGAGTTGAACTACGATGCTATCCACGACACGGTTCACGAAATGTGCAAAGACGAAGCAAGACACGGTCAAGTCTTTGAGGGTCTTTACAATAGATTCTTCAAACAGCAATAA
- a CDS encoding Fur family transcriptional regulator (Ferric uptake regulation protein, Fe2+/Zn2+ uptake regulation proteins) — MELTRELLIKGVRPSLHRIEVYKYLQENRIHPTVDNIYAALSPTIPTLSRTTIYNILNLFVEKGLAQNITIDPRQCRYDGDISEHAHFLCEHCGELYDLNITPFKVESEHQITNTQLYVRGICKHCLTTNKQKKL, encoded by the coding sequence ATGGAATTAACAAGAGAGCTATTAATTAAGGGAGTTCGTCCGTCGCTTCACCGCATAGAGGTATATAAGTATTTGCAGGAAAATAGAATACACCCAACAGTTGACAACATATATGCCGCACTTTCGCCTACTATCCCCACACTTTCACGCACAACGATTTATAACATATTGAATCTTTTTGTGGAGAAGGGTTTGGCACAGAATATAACGATAGACCCGCGGCAATGCCGCTACGATGGTGACATTTCCGAACACGCACATTTTTTGTGCGAACACTGCGGCGAACTTTACGACCTGAATATCACCCCTTTCAAAGTTGAGAGCGAACACCAAATAACGAATACTCAACTATATGTAAGGGGAATTTGCAAACATTGTTTAACCACTAATAAACAGAAAAAGTTATGA
- a CDS encoding Prolyl-tRNA synthetase (archaeal/eukaryal type), with product MAKEMKELTSREESYSQWYNDLVVKAGLAENSAVRGCMVIKPYGYAIWEKMQAELDRRFKETGHQNAYFPLFIPKSFFSKEASHVDGFAKECAVVTHYRLKNDPDGKGVIVDPDAKLEEELIVRPTSETIIWNTYKGWIQSYRDLPILCNQWANVVRWEMRTRLFLRTAEFLWQEGHTAHATAEEAMEETYKMVNIYADFAENVMSVPVIIGHKSENERFAGAVDTLSIEALMQDGKALQSGTSHFLGQNFAKAFDVQFQTKEGGMDYVWATSWGVSTRLMGALIMAHSDNNGLVLPPKLAPIQVVLIPIYKGEEQLAEMVSHLTVIADKLKALGVTVKIDDRDNVRSGFKFAEWELKGVPVRLAMGARDLANGTIEVARRDTLSKEVVVLDGIEHFINNLLTEIQQSIYIRALKFREEMTTKVDSYEEFKQVLEEKGGFLLAHWDGSPEVEEQIKNQTKATIRCIPLDAPEEEGFCIVSGRPSRRRVVFAKAY from the coding sequence ATGGCAAAAGAGATGAAAGAGCTAACCTCGCGCGAGGAGAGCTATTCACAGTGGTACAACGACTTAGTGGTCAAAGCAGGCTTAGCCGAGAATTCTGCCGTGCGCGGATGTATGGTCATCAAACCATACGGATATGCGATATGGGAGAAGATGCAGGCGGAGCTGGACCGTCGCTTCAAAGAGACGGGACACCAAAACGCATATTTTCCTTTGTTTATCCCCAAGTCTTTTTTTTCGAAAGAGGCTTCACACGTGGATGGCTTTGCAAAGGAGTGTGCTGTGGTTACACACTACCGACTCAAGAATGACCCTGACGGCAAGGGCGTTATCGTAGACCCCGATGCGAAACTCGAAGAGGAGTTGATAGTGCGACCAACCTCGGAGACTATAATCTGGAACACATATAAGGGTTGGATTCAATCCTATCGCGACCTGCCCATTCTCTGCAACCAATGGGCAAACGTTGTGCGCTGGGAGATGCGCACACGCCTATTTTTACGCACAGCTGAATTTTTGTGGCAAGAGGGACACACGGCGCACGCAACGGCAGAGGAGGCTATGGAGGAGACATACAAAATGGTGAACATCTATGCCGACTTTGCGGAAAATGTTATGAGTGTGCCGGTTATTATAGGTCATAAATCTGAAAATGAACGTTTTGCCGGAGCAGTAGACACTCTCTCCATTGAGGCTCTGATGCAGGACGGCAAGGCACTGCAAAGCGGCACCTCGCACTTCTTGGGGCAGAATTTCGCCAAGGCTTTCGATGTTCAGTTCCAGACCAAGGAGGGGGGGATGGATTACGTTTGGGCAACTTCGTGGGGTGTCTCTACACGACTGATGGGCGCGCTGATTATGGCTCATTCGGACAATAACGGATTGGTGCTACCTCCGAAACTTGCTCCCATTCAAGTGGTCCTTATTCCTATATATAAAGGTGAGGAGCAGCTGGCGGAGATGGTTTCTCACTTAACTGTGATTGCCGACAAGTTAAAAGCGTTGGGCGTTACCGTAAAAATTGACGATAGGGATAATGTTCGTAGCGGCTTCAAATTTGCGGAGTGGGAATTAAAAGGGGTGCCTGTTCGTTTGGCAATGGGGGCACGCGACTTGGCAAACGGAACTATCGAGGTTGCTCGTCGTGATACACTTAGCAAAGAGGTTGTTGTACTGGACGGTATTGAACATTTTATTAACAATCTATTAACAGAGATTCAACAATCCATATACATCCGCGCACTGAAATTCCGCGAAGAGATGACTACAAAGGTAGATTCTTATGAAGAATTCAAGCAAGTATTGGAAGAGAAAGGTGGATTTTTGCTTGCCCATTGGGACGGCTCGCCCGAGGTCGAGGAACAAATCAAGAACCAGACCAAAGCCACAATTCGCTGCATCCCACTGGACGCACCCGAAGAGGAGGGCTTTTGCATAGTCAGCGGTCGTCCTTCGCGACGTCGCGTGGTATTCGCAAAGGCTTACTAA
- a CDS encoding Phosphoribosylglycinamide formyltransferase — translation MKKIAIFASGGGTNAEAIMNHFEQTKDVEVVLILSNRKSAYVLERAKNHGVPTYVFSKSELYDNPQTVVEVLKDYGVDFIALAGFMCLVPKAITSGWAGRIVNIHPALLPKFAGQGMYGENVHRAVVAAGESESGITIHYVNDKYDDGDIIFQARCELSPTDTPEDVATKIHTLEQKNYARVIEGLLR, via the coding sequence ATGAAGAAGATAGCAATTTTCGCCTCGGGAGGTGGTACAAATGCTGAGGCAATTATGAACCATTTTGAACAAACGAAGGACGTGGAAGTGGTATTAATACTTAGCAACCGAAAAAGCGCCTACGTATTGGAGCGGGCTAAAAACCACGGAGTACCAACATACGTCTTTTCAAAAAGCGAACTCTACGACAATCCCCAAACCGTTGTAGAGGTATTAAAAGACTATGGGGTAGACTTTATCGCCCTGGCAGGATTTATGTGTTTGGTGCCCAAGGCTATCACTAGCGGATGGGCAGGGCGCATCGTCAATATTCACCCGGCACTACTGCCCAAATTCGCAGGGCAAGGGATGTATGGAGAAAATGTTCACAGGGCAGTGGTGGCTGCCGGTGAGAGTGAGTCGGGCATCACAATACACTATGTGAATGATAAATACGATGACGGAGATATAATCTTTCAGGCGCGTTGCGAGCTCTCGCCCACGGACACGCCCGAGGATGTGGCTACCAAAATACACACCCTCGAACAGAAGAACTACGCCAGGGTGATTGAAGGGCTGCTCAGGTAG
- a CDS encoding Acyl carrier protein — protein MSDISSKVVEIIVDKLGVDAAEAVPTASFTNDLGADSLDTVELIMEFEKEFEISIPDEDAEKIGTVGDAVAYIEAKKK, from the coding sequence ATGTCTGACATTTCTTCAAAAGTAGTTGAAATCATCGTCGATAAACTTGGCGTTGATGCGGCGGAAGCAGTACCTACAGCATCGTTCACGAACGACCTTGGAGCTGACTCGCTTGATACTGTTGAACTTATTATGGAATTTGAGAAAGAGTTCGAAATTTCAATTCCTGACGAGGATGCTGAAAAAATCGGCACAGTAGGTGATGCTGTCGCATACATCGAAGCAAAAAAGAAATAA
- a CDS encoding 3-oxoacyl-[acyl-carrier-protein] synthase, KASII, which yields MRRVVVTGLGTINPLGNNIAEYFAALENGVSGAAPITHFDASKFKTQFACEVKDYDANKYFDRKEVKKYDRFAQFAMVASEQAIADSGLDLEKIDLDQAGVIWASGIGGIETFYQEVDNFAKGDGTPRFSPFFIPKMISDIAAGHISMKYGFRGPNYCTVSACASSNHALIDSLNLIRWGKADIIIAGGSEAAINPAGIGGFNAMQALSTRNDSPSTASRPFDAGRDGFVMGEGAGAFVLEEYEHAKARGAKIYAELAGGGMSADAYHLTAPHPEGLGAANSMLNAIKDAGVNSFDIDYINTHGTSTPLGDLAELNAIVKAFGDHAYAMSISATKSMTGHLLGAAAAVEGLAAIMAINKGIIPPTINNEVIDPAIDTRFDLTLNKAKRREVNYALSNTFGFGGHNSTVIFKKV from the coding sequence ATGAGAAGAGTAGTAGTTACAGGTCTTGGTACCATAAATCCCCTTGGTAACAACATCGCGGAGTATTTCGCAGCCCTCGAAAACGGAGTTAGCGGAGCGGCACCAATAACCCACTTTGACGCTTCGAAATTCAAAACCCAGTTTGCGTGCGAAGTCAAAGATTACGACGCAAACAAATATTTCGACCGCAAGGAGGTCAAAAAATATGACCGCTTTGCACAGTTTGCTATGGTTGCCTCGGAGCAGGCGATAGCAGACTCGGGGCTCGACCTCGAAAAAATTGATTTAGACCAAGCCGGAGTAATCTGGGCTTCTGGTATAGGTGGCATAGAGACTTTCTATCAGGAGGTTGATAACTTTGCCAAGGGAGATGGAACGCCACGTTTCAGCCCTTTTTTCATTCCGAAGATGATTTCGGACATAGCCGCAGGACATATCTCAATGAAGTATGGCTTTCGCGGACCCAACTATTGCACCGTTTCGGCGTGTGCATCATCCAACCACGCACTTATTGACTCGTTGAACCTCATTCGCTGGGGCAAGGCGGACATCATAATAGCAGGAGGCTCGGAGGCTGCCATTAACCCTGCGGGTATCGGTGGTTTCAACGCAATGCAGGCACTATCCACTCGTAACGACTCACCCTCAACGGCTTCGCGCCCGTTTGACGCGGGACGTGACGGATTTGTTATGGGCGAAGGTGCGGGTGCTTTTGTGCTCGAGGAGTATGAACACGCAAAGGCGCGCGGCGCGAAAATTTATGCCGAATTGGCAGGTGGCGGTATGAGTGCCGATGCTTACCACCTCACAGCCCCACACCCCGAGGGGTTGGGTGCTGCAAACTCGATGCTCAACGCAATCAAAGATGCGGGCGTGAATAGCTTTGATATTGACTATATTAATACTCACGGCACTTCTACTCCGCTGGGTGATTTGGCAGAGTTGAACGCCATTGTTAAGGCTTTCGGCGACCACGCCTATGCTATGTCTATTTCGGCTACCAAGTCGATGACGGGACACCTTTTGGGTGCGGCGGCTGCTGTCGAGGGGTTGGCGGCAATTATGGCAATCAATAAGGGCATTATCCCTCCTACCATTAATAATGAGGTGATTGACCCCGCTATAGACACTCGTTTCGACCTTACTCTCAACAAAGCCAAGAGGCGAGAAGTGAACTATGCACTGAGCAATACCTTCGGATTCGGAGGACACAACTCGACTGTTATCTTTAAAAAGGTGTAG
- a CDS encoding Ribonuclease III, translating into MIGFLRRHIGKNSYYYSFIHSIFGVTPSNVELYKLALVHRSSSIVLEDRSVINNERLEFLGDAVIETIVSELLFIDYPEMNEGGLTQLRSRIVSRYTLNNLAIELGIDTQVVANPASINVHKNNLYGDAFEALVGALYLDKGYNFTNRTLIKLFSENLDIEGMTVTEHDFKSRIIEWCQKHRKSVEFKSVASSNSSFISTLIIEGVVEGHGEGRSKKEAEQSAASRFYETRICE; encoded by the coding sequence ATGATAGGTTTTCTCCGGCGACATATAGGCAAAAATAGCTACTATTATTCATTCATACATTCCATTTTCGGCGTAACGCCGTCTAATGTAGAGTTATATAAATTGGCATTGGTGCATCGCTCCTCATCCATCGTGTTGGAGGATAGGAGCGTGATTAACAACGAACGGTTGGAGTTTCTTGGCGACGCCGTAATCGAAACCATAGTTTCGGAGTTGCTATTTATCGACTATCCCGAAATGAATGAGGGTGGGCTGACTCAGCTCCGCTCGCGTATAGTTAGTCGTTACACCTTGAATAATTTAGCAATCGAGCTTGGTATCGACACGCAGGTGGTGGCTAATCCGGCAAGCATAAATGTGCACAAAAATAACCTTTATGGCGATGCCTTCGAGGCGTTGGTAGGGGCGCTATATTTGGACAAGGGTTATAACTTCACCAACCGCACGCTCATCAAGTTATTTAGTGAAAATCTTGATATTGAGGGTATGACGGTTACCGAGCACGACTTTAAGAGTCGTATTATCGAGTGGTGTCAGAAGCATCGTAAGAGTGTTGAATTCAAGAGTGTAGCATCTTCAAATTCATCGTTCATTTCGACTCTGATTATTGAGGGCGTAGTAGAGGGGCACGGCGAAGGGCGCTCCAAGAAGGAGGCGGAGCAGTCTGCCGCCTCTAGATTCTATGAGACTCGAATATGTGAGTGA
- a CDS encoding Glutaminyl-tRNA synthetase, translating into MENRTTENQTLPDKLNFIEEIIEESIRQGEPRIHTRFPPEPNGYLHIGHAKSICLNFGLAKKYNGKCNLRFDDTNPVKEDVEYVDSIKEDIQWLGFQWDGEYYASDYFEKLYLWAEELICKGLAYVDNQTQEEIRLNRGTVQKAGVDSPYRNRTVEENLQLFRDMRAGKYADGAMVLRAKIDMAHPNMLLRDPLMYRIIHTDHHRTGSSWCIYPMYDYAHGQSDSIERITHSICTLEFDVHRPLYDWFIEKLNIFPSHQYEFARLNLNYTVMSKRKLLHLVQEGYVSSWDDPRMPTICGLRRRGYTPASLRLFAEKVGVAKRDNVIDLGLLEWCVREDLNKSAQRRMAVLDPIRVVITNYPQEKVEYIECVNNPEDVQAGTRSVPFSRNLYIDRDDFMENPPKKYFRLQPGGEVRLRYGYLIRCEEVIKEADGKVVELRCSYDPQSAHGESSDGRKVKGIIHWVEQKAAVEAEVRLFDRLFVSEDPEEGDGYLANLNPDSLKVVKGYLEPSLAQAIVGEKFQFERIGYFTADYDHTKERPIFNRTVGLKDSWSKIAK; encoded by the coding sequence ATGGAAAATAGAACAACTGAAAATCAGACTCTTCCCGATAAATTGAATTTTATAGAGGAGATTATTGAGGAGTCCATCCGCCAGGGCGAGCCCCGCATACACACCCGCTTTCCGCCCGAACCAAATGGCTACCTCCATATCGGACACGCTAAATCTATCTGCCTGAATTTCGGTCTGGCAAAGAAATATAACGGCAAGTGTAACTTGCGTTTCGACGACACGAACCCAGTCAAGGAGGATGTGGAGTATGTGGATTCTATCAAGGAGGATATTCAATGGCTTGGTTTCCAATGGGATGGTGAATATTATGCTTCAGATTATTTCGAGAAGCTCTACCTATGGGCTGAGGAGTTGATTTGCAAGGGTTTGGCTTATGTTGATAACCAAACTCAGGAGGAGATTCGTCTGAATCGCGGCACGGTGCAAAAAGCCGGCGTGGATTCTCCATATCGCAATCGTACGGTTGAGGAGAATTTACAACTTTTTCGCGATATGCGTGCGGGTAAATATGCTGATGGAGCGATGGTTCTGCGTGCCAAGATTGATATGGCGCACCCCAATATGCTCTTGCGTGACCCGCTGATGTATCGCATCATTCACACCGACCACCACCGCACCGGTAGCAGCTGGTGCATCTATCCGATGTATGACTATGCCCACGGACAGAGCGATTCGATTGAGCGTATCACTCACTCAATATGCACGTTAGAGTTTGATGTGCATCGTCCTCTCTATGATTGGTTTATCGAGAAGTTGAATATTTTTCCGTCGCACCAATATGAGTTTGCGCGCTTGAATCTCAACTACACGGTGATGAGCAAACGCAAGCTGCTTCACCTTGTGCAAGAGGGTTATGTTAGCAGTTGGGACGACCCTCGAATGCCTACAATTTGTGGACTTCGCCGCCGTGGTTATACACCCGCATCGTTGCGTCTGTTTGCGGAGAAAGTGGGAGTTGCAAAGCGCGATAATGTCATAGATTTGGGGTTGTTGGAGTGGTGCGTGCGTGAGGATTTGAACAAGTCGGCTCAGCGCAGAATGGCAGTTTTGGACCCTATTCGTGTGGTGATTACCAACTATCCGCAGGAAAAAGTCGAGTATATAGAGTGTGTAAATAATCCCGAAGATGTCCAAGCAGGCACGCGTTCTGTTCCATTCTCGCGTAATCTTTATATCGACCGAGATGACTTTATGGAAAATCCGCCCAAGAAGTATTTCCGCCTGCAACCGGGTGGTGAGGTGCGTCTGAGATATGGCTATCTGATTAGGTGCGAGGAGGTGATAAAAGAGGCTGATGGTAAGGTTGTTGAGTTGCGCTGTAGTTACGACCCGCAGTCGGCTCACGGCGAGAGCTCGGATGGACGCAAGGTAAAGGGTATCATCCACTGGGTGGAGCAAAAGGCGGCTGTGGAGGCAGAGGTTCGCCTTTTTGACAGACTCTTTGTGAGCGAAGACCCCGAAGAGGGCGATGGCTACTTGGCAAACCTGAACCCCGACTCGCTGAAAGTCGTTAAAGGATACCTTGAACCATCATTGGCTCAGGCTATTGTGGGCGAAAAGTTTCAGTTTGAGCGTATCGGCTACTTTACGGCAGATTACGACCATACCAAGGAGCGCCCTATATTCAATCGCACAGTCGGCTTAAAGGACTCTTGGAGCAAGATTGCCAAGTGA